Within Mongoliitalea daihaiensis, the genomic segment TTCCTCATCTACCGCTACAATCACATGATCAAGGGTTTCTGTTAAGGATCCTCTTGATACTCTGCAGAATTGAATGTTTTCCTGATAAGAAAATCTTCCATGGCCTTCTGCTATATTATTAGTGATTGATCGAGATGATTTCCTTATTTGGTATGTAAGGACATACTTTTCTTCACTGGGAAATTTCTTCACCAAATCCCTAACAAACAACCTTACTTCTCTACCCTTTTTCCAAACTTCCAATTCTTCAAATGACCTAAACTCCAAAATCCTTTCATTTAGATTGATACAAAATTATACTTCTCAAAATATACTCAACGATTAACCATTTATTACCCTACTTAATCAACTAGTCACTTAATAACTAATCACGTTACAAAGGTATATTCCCATGCTTCTTTCTTGGCAGCTTATCTACTTTGTTTTCAAGCATTTTATAGGCTCGGATGAGTCTTTCGCGGGTTTCGGATGGTAGGATAACTTCGTCTACGAAGCCCCTATGGGCTGCACGGTATGGGTTGGCAAACTTAGCAGTGTACTCATTGATTTTTTCTTGGAGTTTTTCTTCTGGATTTTCAGACTCGGCAATTTCCCGTTTGAAAATGATTTCGGCAGCACCTTTGGCGCCCATGACGGCTATTTCAGCAGTAGGCCATGCAAAATTCAAATCAGCACCGATGTGCTTGGAATTCATCACGTCATAAGCACCTCCATATGCTTTCCGGGTGATTACAGTCACTCTTGGTACCGTAGCTTCTGAAAATGCATACAGGAGTTTGGCTCCATTGACAATGATTCCGTTCCATTCTTGATCTGTCCCAGGGAGGAATCCTGGTACATCAACAAGCACCAGCAAAGGTACATTGAAAGAATCACAAAAGCGCACAAAGCGAGCGGCCTTAATAGAGGCATCATTATCCAAAACCCCAGCCATAGATTGAGGTTGATTTCCAACAATCCCGATGCTTCTACCAGCTAAACGTGCAAAACCTACTACAATATTATCTGCATAGTTTTTATGGACTTCCATGAAGGAAGCTTCATCTACTATTCCCTGAACAACTTCTCTGATATCATATGGGTGGTTTGGATTATCAGGTATGATTGTATCCAGCTGTGGTCTAGACTCATCAGCCTTTTGATCGTATTCATAAACAGGAGCTTGATCCTCACAGTTTTGAGGAATATAACTTAGTAATTGCTTGATATGATTGATGCAATCTAACTCATTTGAACAAGCAAAATGAGTCACCCCGCTTTTGGTACTGTGTGTACTTGCACCGCCTAATTCTTCTGCGGTTACCGTTTCTTGGGTTACTGTTTTCACCACATTAGGACCAGTCACAAACATATAGGAGGTATTCTCTACCATCAAAATAAAGTCAGTAATCGCTGGGGAATAAACCGCTCCTCCAGCACAAGGTCCCATAATGGCTGATATCTGAGGCACTACTCCAGAAGCCAAGGTATTGCGATAAAATATATCTGCATAGCCTCCCAAAGAAACTACTCCTTCTTGGATACGGG encodes:
- a CDS encoding four helix bundle protein, whose amino-acid sequence is MEFRSFEELEVWKKGREVRLFVRDLVKKFPSEEKYVLTYQIRKSSRSITNNIAEGHGRFSYQENIQFCRVSRGSLTETLDHVIVAVDEEYITQQDLIDFRILYNDCLKLLNGYISYLKKAKTNSPKP
- a CDS encoding acyl-CoA carboxylase subunit beta, giving the protein MKSQVKGIYSLPSNKEKFELLEKKNQEALLGGGAKRVDAQHKKGKLTARERIDFLMDEGTFQEVDKFVMHRAKDFGLDKEHYLGDGVITGYGEINGRLVYVYSQDFTVFGGSLSETHAEKICKIMDMAMKNGAPVIGLNDSGGARIQEGVVSLGGYADIFYRNTLASGVVPQISAIMGPCAGGAVYSPAITDFILMVENTSYMFVTGPNVVKTVTQETVTAEELGGASTHSTKSGVTHFACSNELDCINHIKQLLSYIPQNCEDQAPVYEYDQKADESRPQLDTIIPDNPNHPYDIREVVQGIVDEASFMEVHKNYADNIVVGFARLAGRSIGIVGNQPQSMAGVLDNDASIKAARFVRFCDSFNVPLLVLVDVPGFLPGTDQEWNGIIVNGAKLLYAFSEATVPRVTVITRKAYGGAYDVMNSKHIGADLNFAWPTAEIAVMGAKGAAEIIFKREIAESENPEEKLQEKINEYTAKFANPYRAAHRGFVDEVILPSETRERLIRAYKMLENKVDKLPRKKHGNIPL